In Myxococcus guangdongensis, one genomic interval encodes:
- a CDS encoding DUF1761 domain-containing protein — translation MFTLSINWLAALLSTVALQVLGAAWYMGVIPKPYALALARTDLVGRKPEPLFIWGPSVCGLVVTLTNAVLLRSFHIDTMADALAFGVISGLGYLVATVFNVAINPNMPRPLFYGAINAPYFLVSNLVSCAILTAMA, via the coding sequence ATGTTCACGCTTTCAATCAACTGGCTCGCTGCCCTCCTCTCGACCGTGGCGCTGCAGGTGCTCGGCGCCGCCTGGTACATGGGGGTCATCCCGAAGCCCTATGCGCTGGCGCTCGCGCGCACCGACCTGGTGGGCCGCAAGCCGGAGCCGCTCTTCATCTGGGGTCCGTCGGTCTGCGGACTCGTGGTGACGCTGACGAACGCGGTCCTGCTGCGCTCGTTCCACATCGACACGATGGCGGACGCGCTCGCCTTCGGCGTCATCAGCGGACTCGGCTATCTCGTCGCCACCGTGTTCAACGTGGCCATCAACCCGAACATGCCCAGGCCACTGTTCTACGGGGCCATCAACGCGCCCTACTTCCTGGTCAGCAACCTCGTGAGCTGCGCTATCCTCACCGCCATGGCGTAG
- a CDS encoding helix-turn-helix transcriptional regulator has translation MRRADRLFEILQVLRRAKGPLTASAIAERLETSQRTVYRDLAALMARRVPIRGEAGVGYVLERGFDLPPLMLTPSEIEAVVLGTQWVAANADKTLSAAAAGVLAKVAAIVPEHLRELVDDPVVGTPPTRRSHPDGTVDLGRLREWSRKQLKLHIHYTDAEGLTSKRTVWPILVGYVTGVRVLIAWCELRRDFRYFRTERLLSVDFLDTPYPERRAALRRRWEAQLDLAK, from the coding sequence ATGCGACGCGCGGACCGGCTGTTCGAGATTCTTCAGGTGCTGCGACGGGCCAAGGGTCCGCTGACGGCCAGCGCCATCGCCGAGAGACTCGAGACCAGTCAGCGCACCGTGTACCGGGACCTCGCGGCCCTGATGGCGCGCCGCGTGCCGATTCGGGGAGAAGCAGGGGTCGGCTACGTGCTCGAGCGCGGCTTCGACCTCCCGCCGCTGATGCTGACGCCGAGCGAAATCGAGGCGGTGGTGCTCGGCACCCAGTGGGTCGCGGCCAACGCGGACAAGACGTTGTCGGCGGCGGCGGCGGGCGTGTTGGCGAAGGTCGCCGCCATCGTCCCGGAGCACCTGCGCGAGCTGGTCGACGACCCGGTGGTGGGGACGCCACCGACGAGGCGGAGTCACCCGGACGGAACCGTCGACCTCGGCCGGCTGCGGGAGTGGTCACGCAAGCAACTGAAGCTCCACATCCACTACACCGACGCGGAGGGGCTCACGAGCAAGCGCACGGTGTGGCCCATCCTCGTGGGCTACGTGACGGGCGTCCGCGTGCTCATCGCCTGGTGTGAGCTGCGGCGCGACTTCCGGTACTTCAGGACGGAGCGCTTGCTCAGCGTGGACTTCCTCGACACGCCCTACCCCGAGCGCCGCGCCGCCTTGCGCAGACGCTGGGAGGCCCAGCTGGACCTCGCGAAGTAG